A single bacterium HR11 DNA region contains:
- the hoxL gene encoding Uptake hydrogenase large subunit, giving the protein MARIVVDPITRIEGHLRIEAEVDGGRIVRAYSSCTMWRGVERILIGRDPRDAWAFAQRICGVCTTVHAYASIRAVEDALGIDVPPLAQAFRNLMIATQNAHDHVMHFYHLHALDWVNVPNALKADPKKTADLAHAVSDWPNSSEAYFRDVQSKLKKFVESGQLGIFDNAYWDHPAYKLPPEADLLAVAHYLEALDWQRRVIRILTFLGGKDPHPNFVVGGVPLSVNLASPSVVNAEVLSMIKTHIDELKAFVEKVYIPDLIAIAGFYKEWAQWGAGVGNYLAYGELPEGKTNEIDRLYLPRGAILGRDLQTVHDVDPKDPEQVQESVAHSYYRYGRGDNVLLHPFEGETEPNYTGPKPPYEYLNVEGKYSWLKAPRWRGHSMEVGPLARMLVAYAKGKPYVKEKVDYVLQKLDAPLTALFSTLGRTAARAIEAWVMADYLPQVYDRIVSLIRMGDTTTFNGLKWDPSTWPREAKGFGYMEAPRGALGHWVTIRDGKIAHYQCVVPSTWNGGPRDAAGQPGPYEAALEGTPIQNPEAPLELLRTVHSFDPCMACAAHIYDAQGREIVRVRVQ; this is encoded by the coding sequence GGGCGGGACCCCCGGGACGCCTGGGCCTTCGCCCAGCGCATCTGCGGGGTCTGCACGACCGTTCACGCCTACGCCTCCATCCGGGCCGTGGAGGACGCCCTGGGCATCGACGTCCCCCCGCTGGCCCAGGCCTTCCGGAACCTCATGATCGCCACGCAGAACGCCCATGACCACGTCATGCACTTCTACCACCTGCATGCCCTCGACTGGGTCAACGTCCCGAATGCTCTGAAGGCGGACCCCAAGAAGACGGCCGACCTGGCGCACGCTGTCTCTGACTGGCCGAACTCCAGTGAGGCCTACTTCCGGGACGTCCAGAGCAAGCTCAAGAAGTTCGTCGAATCGGGCCAACTCGGGATCTTTGACAACGCTTACTGGGACCATCCGGCCTACAAGCTCCCGCCCGAGGCCGACCTCCTGGCCGTCGCCCACTACCTGGAGGCCCTGGACTGGCAACGGCGGGTCATCCGCATCCTGACCTTCCTGGGCGGCAAGGACCCCCATCCGAACTTCGTGGTCGGTGGCGTGCCCCTGTCGGTCAACTTGGCGTCCCCGTCGGTTGTTAACGCCGAGGTCCTCTCCATGATCAAGACCCACATCGACGAACTGAAGGCGTTCGTCGAGAAGGTCTACATCCCGGACCTCATCGCCATCGCCGGCTTTTACAAGGAATGGGCTCAGTGGGGTGCCGGCGTCGGCAACTACCTGGCCTACGGCGAACTCCCCGAGGGCAAGACGAACGAAATCGACCGCCTGTATCTCCCCCGAGGGGCCATCCTGGGACGAGACCTCCAGACGGTCCACGACGTCGACCCCAAGGACCCCGAACAGGTCCAGGAGTCGGTGGCTCACTCGTACTACCGTTATGGCCGGGGCGACAACGTCCTGCTCCACCCCTTCGAGGGCGAGACGGAGCCGAACTACACGGGTCCCAAGCCGCCGTATGAGTACCTCAACGTGGAGGGCAAGTACAGCTGGCTGAAAGCGCCCCGCTGGCGGGGCCACAGCATGGAGGTCGGCCCCCTGGCCCGGATGCTGGTCGCCTATGCGAAGGGCAAGCCCTACGTGAAGGAGAAGGTCGACTACGTCCTCCAGAAGCTGGACGCACCCCTCACGGCCCTGTTCTCGACGCTGGGCCGGACGGCCGCCCGGGCCATCGAGGCCTGGGTCATGGCGGATTATCTGCCGCAGGTCTACGACCGCATCGTCTCCCTCATTCGCATGGGCGACACGACGACCTTCAACGGCCTCAAGTGGGACCCCTCGACATGGCCCCGGGAAGCGAAGGGCTTCGGCTACATGGAGGCACCGCGTGGGGCCCTTGGCCACTGGGTCACCATCCGGGACGGCAAGATCGCTCACTACCAGTGCGTCGTCCCCTCGACATGGAACGGCGGTCCCCGGGACGCGGCCGGTCAGCCCGGCCCCTACGAGGCCGCCCTGGAGGGCACGCCGATTCAGAATCCGGAAGCGCCCCTCGAGCTCCTGCGGACAGTCCATTCCTTTGACCCCTGCATGGCCTGTGCGGCGCACATCTACGACGCCCAGGGTCGGGAAATCGTCCGGGTCCGGGTCCAGTGA
- the hyaC gene encoding putative Ni/Fe-hydrogenase 1 B-type cytochrome subunit, translating to MAERPESRIIYMKVWQAPVRIAHWLMFASVVTLGITGYLIGNPPFSAPVEASRIYTFGTIRFLHFLAGYALLASFLLRLYWGFVGNRFSRWVTMLPVRKWQWRWMGGEISSLLWPRIRYRVYTGHSPLGNVSYLLVYLGVLFSIVTGFTLYAHQKYTPFWRTLGAWGLTLFGHNLNFVHLLHHLMLWFFAIFLVVHLYLVVYTMVVTRTTEIDTMISGKKFVFEEELASEAEKP from the coding sequence ATGGCGGAACGACCTGAGTCTCGAATCATTTACATGAAGGTGTGGCAGGCGCCGGTCCGGATCGCCCACTGGCTGATGTTTGCCAGCGTCGTCACCCTGGGGATCACGGGGTACCTCATCGGGAATCCGCCGTTCTCTGCGCCCGTCGAGGCTTCCCGGATCTACACCTTCGGGACGATTCGATTCCTCCACTTCTTGGCGGGTTATGCGCTCCTTGCCTCGTTCCTGCTCCGGCTGTACTGGGGATTCGTCGGGAATCGCTTCAGCCGATGGGTCACGATGCTTCCCGTCCGGAAGTGGCAGTGGCGCTGGATGGGCGGCGAGATCTCGAGCCTCCTCTGGCCGCGCATCCGGTACCGGGTTTATACGGGTCATTCCCCGCTGGGCAACGTCTCCTACCTCCTGGTCTACCTCGGGGTCCTGTTCTCGATCGTCACGGGGTTCACGCTGTACGCCCATCAGAAGTACACGCCCTTCTGGCGGACCCTCGGCGCTTGGGGCCTGACCCTTTTCGGCCATAACCTCAACTTCGTCCACCTCCTCCATCACCTGATGTTGTGGTTCTTTGCCATCTTCCTGGTCGTCCACCTGTACCTGGTCGTGTACACGATGGTCGTGACCCGGACGACGGAAATCGACACGATGATATCGGGGAAGAAGTTCGTCTTTGAGGAGGAATTAGCGTCCGAAGCCGAAAAGCCCTAA
- the hybD gene encoding Hydrogenase 2 maturation protease: MPIAVVGLGNLLLGDEGVGIHAVRLLRERFARPDVTYLDGGTLGLSLLPYLEEATRLLFLDAIRADAPPGTVLRVSLLDGPTRIPLKVSAHDIALPDLVALLKLRRGEDLRTVELLGVVPARIEPSTELSPTVQASLPDLVSWALRILRQWGALDHQSRSVRGSGARSAFSTAPRYDFSKGRSDE, translated from the coding sequence ATGCCGATTGCGGTCGTGGGATTGGGCAATCTGCTTCTGGGCGATGAAGGCGTGGGCATCCACGCCGTACGGCTCCTGCGAGAGCGATTCGCCCGACCCGATGTCACCTACTTAGACGGAGGCACCCTGGGCCTGAGCCTCCTGCCTTACTTGGAGGAGGCAACTCGTCTGCTATTCCTGGACGCCATCCGGGCGGACGCCCCGCCTGGGACCGTCCTCCGCGTGTCCCTCCTCGACGGACCCACGCGGATCCCCCTGAAGGTCTCGGCCCACGATATCGCCCTGCCCGACCTGGTCGCCCTCCTGAAGCTCCGGCGGGGCGAGGACCTCCGGACTGTCGAGCTTTTGGGTGTCGTCCCGGCGCGGATCGAACCCTCGACGGAACTTTCCCCGACGGTGCAGGCGAGCTTGCCGGACCTCGTCTCTTGGGCCCTCCGAATCCTTCGGCAGTGGGGCGCCCTGGATCACCAGAGCCGTTCGGTTCGTGGGAGTGGTGCCCGATCGGCCTTTTCCACCGCCCCGAGGTACGACTTTTCAAAGGGACGGAGTGACGAGTGA
- the hypC gene encoding Hydrogenase isoenzymes formation protein HypC, whose translation MCLGVPGRVVEVNGLVAVVDFWGTRRKVRLETVDQPVQPGDYVLVHVGFAIRRIPEEEIEETLAFYDSVVRAAENDLMGADVRSEIDAARGD comes from the coding sequence ATGTGTTTAGGCGTGCCGGGTCGAGTCGTCGAAGTCAACGGCCTTGTGGCCGTCGTCGATTTCTGGGGGACTCGCCGGAAGGTCCGGCTCGAGACGGTCGACCAGCCGGTCCAACCCGGCGATTACGTCTTGGTCCACGTCGGTTTTGCCATCCGGCGGATTCCGGAAGAGGAGATCGAAGAGACGCTGGCCTTCTATGACTCCGTCGTGCGGGCGGCTGAGAATGACTTAATGGGTGCAGACGTCCGGAGCGAGATCGACGCCGCCCGGGGGGATTGA
- the hypD gene encoding Hydrogenase expression/formation protein HypD, translating into MEAVRDEGAWKRLEFRDPERVQALRQTLQRLCDQIGRPVSVMHVCGTHEQSIARFGLRSLLPRNLNVFMGPGCPVCVTDMPEVDEAVALALRGVIVATFGDMFRVPGSVMSLAEAKAQGADVRVVYSPWDALRLAQSTDRDVVFFATGFETTAVATAAVILSKPPPNFSVLSAHKYIPPVMEIIAEMPDTRVQGFLAAGHAATITGWKIFERFVERHRIPVVVGGFEPLDILAALTQLVELIRDGDLRVVNAYPRCVTPEGNRQAQRLLWEVFETVGGTWRGIAHIPNGNLRIRSKYAGVDARRRYDIDVSDLLKGAPPRLTQECICGDIMAGIASPYDCRLFGKECTPQNPVGACMVSSEGTCKIWYEYGGHVVVEDP; encoded by the coding sequence ATGGAAGCGGTCCGCGACGAGGGCGCATGGAAGCGGTTGGAGTTCCGGGATCCCGAGCGGGTCCAGGCCCTGCGGCAGACCCTTCAGCGGCTCTGCGACCAGATCGGGCGGCCCGTGTCGGTCATGCATGTCTGCGGGACTCACGAACAGAGCATCGCCCGTTTTGGCCTGCGGAGTCTCCTCCCCCGGAACCTGAACGTGTTTATGGGGCCCGGCTGTCCCGTCTGCGTGACGGACATGCCGGAAGTCGACGAGGCGGTGGCCCTGGCCCTCCGGGGCGTCATCGTCGCCACTTTCGGCGACATGTTCCGGGTCCCCGGGAGCGTGATGTCCCTGGCCGAGGCCAAGGCCCAGGGCGCCGACGTGCGGGTCGTCTACAGTCCCTGGGACGCCCTGCGGCTGGCCCAATCGACGGACCGGGACGTCGTCTTTTTCGCTACAGGCTTTGAGACGACCGCCGTCGCCACGGCCGCCGTGATCCTATCGAAGCCGCCGCCGAACTTCTCGGTCCTGTCGGCCCACAAGTACATCCCGCCGGTCATGGAGATCATCGCCGAGATGCCCGATACCCGGGTGCAGGGTTTCTTGGCGGCCGGCCATGCGGCGACTATCACGGGGTGGAAGATCTTCGAGCGGTTCGTCGAGCGTCACCGGATTCCCGTCGTCGTCGGGGGCTTCGAGCCCCTCGACATCCTGGCGGCCCTGACCCAGTTGGTCGAACTCATCCGGGACGGCGACCTGCGGGTCGTCAACGCCTATCCCCGATGCGTCACGCCGGAGGGAAACCGCCAGGCCCAGCGTCTGCTCTGGGAGGTCTTCGAGACCGTCGGCGGCACCTGGCGCGGCATCGCCCACATTCCGAACGGCAACCTCCGGATTCGGTCGAAATATGCCGGGGTCGACGCCCGGCGGCGTTACGACATCGACGTGAGCGACCTCCTGAAGGGGGCGCCGCCCCGGCTCACGCAGGAGTGCATCTGCGGGGACATTATGGCCGGGATCGCGTCCCCCTACGACTGCCGCCTCTTTGGGAAGGAGTGCACGCCCCAGAATCCCGTCGGGGCCTGCATGGTCAGTAGCGAGGGGACCTGCAAGATTTGGTACGAGTACGGGGGTCACGTCGTCGTGGAGGACCCTTAG
- the purN_1 gene encoding Phosphoribosylglycinamide formyltransferase, which yields MTGRLRVVVMVGPRGEGLEALLDYGSRSPDYTIVGALVTTPDSTAIPVLERYDIPWVCHDIQAFYRARQVPVRDLQHRPDYDDRSLRYIGAWDPTHLVLFRYIYIVTPVLLSAFPGRVLNVHDGDLTRRDPTGRPLYRGLHATRDAILDGATATRSTVHIVTEEVDMGPPILLSPAYPVHRRLVRQAQWAGALDVLKAYAYAHREWMIRDSWGKLIHTALTLWSQVPLRILGDRVFWGDRPGPWVLRAYIARRETAAP from the coding sequence ATGACGGGTCGGTTGCGAGTCGTCGTGATGGTCGGTCCCCGGGGCGAAGGTCTCGAGGCCCTGCTGGATTACGGTAGTCGGTCGCCGGACTATACGATCGTCGGGGCTTTGGTGACGACCCCGGACAGCACGGCCATCCCGGTCCTCGAGCGGTATGACATCCCCTGGGTCTGCCATGACATTCAGGCCTTCTACCGGGCGCGCCAGGTGCCCGTCCGGGACCTTCAGCATCGACCGGACTACGACGACCGGAGTCTCCGGTACATCGGGGCTTGGGATCCGACGCACTTGGTCCTGTTTCGGTATATCTATATCGTGACGCCTGTCCTCTTGAGCGCCTTTCCCGGCCGGGTCCTGAACGTCCATGACGGGGACCTCACCCGGCGGGACCCCACCGGGCGACCCCTCTACCGTGGCCTTCACGCGACCCGGGATGCCATCCTCGACGGGGCGACGGCGACCCGCTCGACCGTGCACATCGTCACCGAGGAAGTCGACATGGGTCCGCCGATTTTATTGTCGCCGGCCTATCCGGTCCATCGCCGTCTCGTTCGACAGGCCCAGTGGGCCGGCGCCCTGGACGTCCTGAAGGCTTACGCGTACGCCCATCGGGAATGGATGATTCGGGACAGTTGGGGAAAGCTGATTCATACGGCCCTGACCTTGTGGTCGCAGGTTCCCTTACGGATCTTGGGCGACCGGGTCTTTTGGGGCGACCGGCCGGGTCCGTGGGTCCTCCGGGCTTACATCGCCCGACGGGAGACAGCGGCACCATGA
- the fcbB2 gene encoding 4-chlorobenzoyl coenzyme A dehalogenase-2, which yields MKEKEGEVVEELYHIRVTRRDAIGVITLDRPERFNALDVQMAQDLRKAALALARDRTIRCVILAGHERVFCSGADLRYVQQGGDEADFSYLQPEAREVQRSYGAAFKQILEYLHSTISEIRRAPKPFIAAVRGVAAAGGFGLAMSCDLVYASEDTWFEWAYSKTGLTGAESSTFLLPRLIGLRRALEMAFLNPRWSAQEAWSLGLINGVFPRDRFDEEVWRVAERLAEGPTRAFGITKRLLNEAAGMDRLDVHLDKELQWLAEIAEGADFWEGLRAFFEKRKPQFRGE from the coding sequence ATGAAGGAAAAAGAAGGCGAGGTCGTCGAAGAACTCTACCACATCCGGGTGACCCGACGGGACGCCATCGGGGTCATCACCCTGGACCGGCCCGAGCGGTTCAACGCCCTGGACGTCCAGATGGCCCAGGACCTGCGTAAGGCGGCCCTCGCCTTGGCGCGAGACCGGACGATCCGGTGCGTGATCCTGGCCGGCCACGAGCGGGTCTTCTGTAGCGGGGCCGACCTCCGGTATGTCCAACAGGGCGGTGACGAAGCCGACTTCTCCTACCTCCAGCCGGAGGCCCGGGAGGTCCAGAGGAGCTACGGGGCGGCCTTCAAGCAGATCCTGGAATACCTCCACAGCACGATTTCCGAGATCCGACGGGCGCCCAAGCCCTTCATCGCCGCCGTCCGGGGCGTCGCCGCCGCCGGCGGCTTCGGCCTGGCGATGAGCTGTGACCTCGTCTATGCCTCGGAGGACACCTGGTTCGAGTGGGCCTATTCGAAAACGGGTCTCACGGGAGCCGAAAGCTCGACCTTTCTCCTGCCCCGCCTGATCGGCCTCCGGCGGGCCCTCGAGATGGCCTTCCTGAACCCCCGCTGGAGCGCCCAGGAAGCCTGGTCGCTGGGCCTGATCAACGGCGTCTTCCCCCGGGACCGGTTCGATGAAGAAGTCTGGCGGGTCGCCGAACGCCTGGCCGAGGGACCGACCCGGGCGTTCGGCATCACAAAGCGGCTCCTCAACGAGGCGGCCGGCATGGACCGCCTGGACGTCCACCTGGACAAGGAACTCCAGTGGCTGGCCGAAATCGCCGAGGGGGCCGACTTCTGGGAAGGCCTGCGGGCCTTCTTTGAAAAGCGGAAGCCCCAGTTTCGGGGAGAGTGA
- the hypE_2 gene encoding Hydrogenase expression/formation protein HypE, producing the protein MAGNVRSLQCPVPTRTHRQVLLGHGSGGRLMHDLIEAVFRPRLLPADLTCLNDAAYFHVAGYRLAITTDSFVVDPIFFPGGDIGQLAVHGTVNDLAVSGARPLVLSAAFILEEGFPIEDLERVVDSMREASARVGVPIVTGDTKVVQRGKCDRVFINTTGVGVLMTERVLSADQARPGDLILLNGDIAAHGIAILAARGELELDTPIVSDTAPLHTLVETILEGDPEVRCMRDLTRGGLASALNEIAQSSGVGIRIWEDRIPIRDEVRGVCEVLGLDPLHVANEGKLIAVVARADAEAVLARMRTHPLGREAAIIGEVVEDARSMVLMKTQVGGFRVVDMLAGEQLPRIC; encoded by the coding sequence ATGGCCGGAAACGTGCGTTCGCTTCAGTGTCCGGTCCCGACGCGGACCCACCGCCAGGTCCTCCTGGGCCACGGAAGCGGGGGCCGGCTGATGCACGACCTCATCGAGGCCGTCTTTCGTCCCCGGCTTCTGCCGGCAGACCTGACGTGCTTGAATGACGCCGCCTACTTTCACGTCGCCGGCTACCGTCTGGCCATCACGACGGACTCCTTCGTCGTCGACCCCATCTTCTTCCCGGGCGGTGACATCGGCCAACTGGCCGTCCACGGGACCGTCAACGACCTGGCCGTCAGCGGGGCCCGGCCCCTGGTCCTGAGCGCCGCCTTTATCCTCGAAGAGGGCTTTCCCATCGAGGACCTGGAGCGGGTCGTCGACTCGATGCGCGAGGCCAGCGCTCGGGTCGGCGTGCCTATCGTCACAGGCGACACGAAGGTCGTCCAACGGGGCAAGTGCGACCGAGTGTTCATCAACACGACGGGCGTCGGCGTCCTGATGACGGAGCGGGTCCTTTCGGCCGACCAGGCTCGGCCCGGGGACCTGATCCTCCTGAACGGGGACATCGCCGCTCACGGCATCGCCATCCTGGCGGCCCGGGGAGAGCTCGAGTTGGACACGCCCATCGTCTCGGACACGGCTCCCCTGCATACGCTGGTCGAGACCATTTTAGAAGGCGACCCCGAGGTCCGTTGCATGCGGGACCTGACGCGGGGCGGGCTCGCCAGTGCCCTCAACGAGATCGCTCAGAGCTCGGGCGTGGGGATCCGTATCTGGGAAGACCGGATCCCCATCCGGGATGAGGTCCGGGGCGTCTGCGAGGTCCTGGGGCTCGACCCCTTGCATGTGGCGAACGAAGGGAAGCTGATCGCCGTCGTCGCCCGGGCGGACGCCGAGGCCGTCCTGGCCCGGATGCGGACCCACCCCCTCGGTCGGGAGGCGGCCATCATCGGCGAGGTCGTCGAAGACGCCCGGTCGATGGTCCTCATGAAGACTCAAGTCGGGGGCTTCCGGGTCGTCGACATGCTGGCCGGCGAGCAGTTGCCCCGGATCTGCTAA
- the hypA gene encoding Hydrogenase/urease nickel incorporation protein HypA — MHELSIMQALVDTIEDLVRRHRAQRVVRLVVEVGEMSNVIPMYLRNAFLAFREVKPFLAQAELEIRFVPLRLRCESCGFEFQPQGYRYRCVECGATRVRVIQGEELLLRDVELEVESENPGVRESGNSAVQEWGLTG; from the coding sequence ATGCATGAACTTTCCATCATGCAGGCTTTAGTCGATACCATCGAGGACCTCGTCCGACGACACAGAGCCCAACGGGTCGTCCGGCTGGTCGTCGAGGTCGGTGAGATGTCCAACGTGATCCCCATGTATCTCCGGAATGCCTTCTTAGCCTTCCGGGAGGTGAAACCCTTCCTGGCCCAGGCCGAGCTGGAGATCCGTTTCGTCCCCCTGCGACTCCGGTGCGAATCCTGCGGCTTTGAGTTCCAGCCTCAGGGCTATCGATACCGCTGTGTCGAGTGCGGGGCGACCCGAGTCCGGGTCATACAGGGTGAGGAATTGCTCCTGCGGGACGTCGAGCTGGAGGTCGAGTCCGAGAATCCGGGAGTTCGGGAATCTGGGAACTCGGCCGTTCAGGAGTGGGGTCTCACGGGCTGA
- the hypB gene encoding Hydrogenase/urease nickel incorporation protein HypB: protein MAEIRTVRVMESLLKANDYVAQRLRQAWDQGRTFVVNLISAPGAGKTTLLEATLPVLMDRYRVGVLEGDIETERDAERIRALGVEAVQVTTGGTCHLEAPMVEQAWRLMDNELDFLFIENVGNLVCPASFDLGEHLRVVLLSVPEGDDKPAKYPKAFRTAQALVITKADLLETMDFSVERARREALEIQPELQVFVVSAKTGAGIPAWTQFLEQRRRQTFPDA, encoded by the coding sequence ATGGCGGAGATTCGAACCGTTCGAGTCATGGAGAGTCTCCTGAAGGCCAACGACTACGTGGCCCAACGCCTCCGGCAGGCGTGGGACCAGGGCCGGACTTTTGTCGTCAACCTGATATCGGCCCCGGGCGCCGGCAAGACGACCCTGCTGGAGGCGACCCTGCCGGTCCTGATGGACCGGTACCGCGTCGGCGTCCTGGAAGGTGACATCGAGACGGAGCGGGACGCCGAACGGATCCGGGCCCTGGGCGTCGAGGCCGTCCAGGTCACGACAGGCGGGACCTGCCACCTGGAGGCCCCCATGGTCGAGCAGGCCTGGCGTCTCATGGATAACGAGCTTGACTTTTTGTTCATCGAGAACGTGGGGAACCTCGTATGCCCGGCGAGCTTCGACCTGGGGGAGCACCTCCGGGTCGTCCTGCTCTCGGTCCCCGAGGGGGACGACAAACCGGCCAAGTACCCCAAGGCCTTCCGGACGGCCCAGGCTCTGGTCATCACGAAGGCCGACCTGCTGGAGACGATGGACTTCTCGGTCGAGCGGGCCCGCCGGGAGGCCCTGGAGATTCAACCCGAACTTCAGGTCTTTGTCGTGTCGGCCAAGACGGGCGCGGGGATTCCGGCATGGACGCAATTCCTGGAACAGCGACGACGGCAGACGTTTCCGGACGCTTGA
- the hypF gene encoding Carbamoyltransferase HypF has product MDAIPGTATTADVSGRLSVERLQVRVLGVVQGVGFRPFVYRLASELGLTGWVCNDGLGVLIEVEGPSPALLGFLERLPREKPPPAFLYAIDHRFLEPVGYTTFTIRESRAGETRRVWVLPDLAVCPACRREVLDPSDRRFRYPFTNCTHCGPRFTIIEDLPYDRPRTSMKAFRMCPDCEREYHDPKDRRFHAQPNACPRCGPCLEFRTPDGTPVARGDEAFCLAAEKVRTGAVIALKGLGGYHLVVDARNEPAVARLRARKRRPFKAFAVMYPDLETLRRHVEVPSFAEALLTSPQAPILLLPRTPAGWREIAPSVAPRSPYLGVFLPYTPLHILLLSELGFPVVATSGNLSDEPIQYRDEEALQALADLCDGFLLHDRPIVRHADDSVLQVITRPRAKPQLLRRARGYTPLPVLAPRPLPPLLALGGHMNATFALSRDREIVLSQHIGDLDGYEARQVYRRTLEDFLRLYDVHPQAVAHDLHPDYFTTRLAEEWGTPRFAVQHHHAHLAACMLENQLEGTVLGLTWDGTGYGLDGTVWGGEFLMGDPRDFRRVASLWPFRLPTGEKAVREPWRVALALLWESFGPDFPRDLPLFREIPERAVELVLQVLRQGLLSPVTTSMGRLFDGVSALLGISFYNSHQAQSAQLLEYAAWQYGPGAHPLPLPIREADILRLDWRELIRALVDRFRRGAPPEALAAAFHDALVRAAGAIVERLGVPRVAMAGGVFCNRYLTEALLTDLEARGLQGFIHTQLPPTDGSLAVGQLWVAAHHLE; this is encoded by the coding sequence ATGGACGCAATTCCTGGAACAGCGACGACGGCAGACGTTTCCGGACGCTTGAGCGTCGAGCGCCTTCAAGTCCGAGTCCTGGGGGTCGTCCAGGGTGTCGGGTTCCGGCCCTTCGTGTACCGTCTGGCCTCGGAGTTGGGCCTGACCGGATGGGTCTGCAACGACGGCCTCGGCGTCCTCATCGAGGTCGAGGGCCCGTCCCCGGCCCTCCTGGGGTTCCTGGAACGCCTCCCCCGGGAGAAGCCGCCGCCGGCCTTTCTCTACGCCATCGACCATCGATTCCTCGAGCCCGTCGGATATACGACCTTCACGATCCGAGAGAGCCGGGCCGGCGAGACTCGCCGGGTGTGGGTCCTGCCGGACCTGGCGGTCTGTCCCGCCTGTCGCCGAGAAGTCTTGGACCCGAGCGACCGTCGGTTCCGGTACCCCTTCACGAACTGCACCCACTGCGGCCCCCGGTTCACGATCATCGAGGACCTCCCCTACGACCGGCCCCGCACGTCCATGAAGGCTTTTCGGATGTGTCCCGACTGCGAGCGGGAGTATCATGACCCGAAGGACCGGCGGTTTCACGCCCAACCCAACGCCTGCCCCCGATGCGGGCCCTGTCTGGAGTTCCGCACGCCCGACGGGACGCCCGTCGCCCGGGGCGACGAGGCCTTTTGCTTGGCGGCCGAGAAGGTCCGGACCGGGGCGGTCATCGCCCTGAAGGGCCTCGGCGGCTACCACCTGGTCGTGGACGCTCGGAACGAGCCGGCTGTCGCACGTCTCCGGGCCCGCAAGCGTCGGCCTTTCAAGGCGTTCGCCGTCATGTACCCCGACCTGGAGACCCTGCGTCGTCACGTGGAGGTCCCGTCTTTTGCGGAAGCCCTCCTGACGTCGCCGCAGGCGCCCATCCTGCTTCTGCCTCGGACGCCGGCCGGATGGCGGGAGATCGCGCCCTCGGTCGCGCCCCGGTCCCCCTACTTAGGCGTTTTCCTGCCCTACACGCCCCTGCACATCTTACTCCTGTCCGAACTGGGCTTCCCCGTCGTGGCGACGTCGGGGAACCTCTCCGACGAGCCGATCCAGTATCGAGACGAGGAGGCCCTCCAAGCCCTGGCGGACCTCTGTGACGGCTTCCTCCTGCACGACCGACCGATCGTCCGCCATGCCGACGACTCGGTCCTTCAGGTCATCACCCGGCCCCGGGCCAAGCCCCAGCTCCTGCGGCGGGCCCGGGGCTACACGCCCCTGCCGGTCCTGGCGCCGAGACCGCTCCCGCCCCTCCTCGCCCTGGGCGGTCACATGAACGCGACCTTCGCCCTGAGCCGGGACCGGGAGATCGTCCTCTCCCAGCACATCGGCGACCTGGATGGCTACGAGGCCCGTCAGGTCTACCGGCGGACGTTGGAGGACTTCCTACGCCTCTACGACGTTCATCCCCAAGCCGTCGCCCACGACCTCCACCCGGACTATTTCACGACGCGCTTGGCTGAGGAGTGGGGTACGCCCCGATTCGCCGTCCAGCACCACCACGCCCACCTGGCGGCCTGTATGCTGGAAAACCAGCTCGAAGGGACCGTCCTGGGCCTCACGTGGGACGGGACTGGCTATGGCCTGGACGGCACCGTATGGGGCGGAGAATTCCTGATGGGCGACCCCCGGGATTTTCGGCGTGTCGCTTCCCTGTGGCCCTTCCGCCTCCCCACAGGCGAAAAGGCCGTCCGGGAACCCTGGCGGGTCGCCCTGGCCCTTTTATGGGAGAGCTTTGGGCCGGACTTTCCCCGAGACCTTCCCTTGTTCCGGGAGATTCCGGAGCGGGCCGTCGAGCTCGTCCTGCAGGTCCTTCGGCAGGGCCTTCTGAGCCCTGTCACGACCAGCATGGGTCGTCTCTTCGACGGTGTCAGCGCCCTGCTCGGCATCTCCTTCTACAACAGCCATCAGGCCCAGTCGGCCCAGCTCCTGGAGTACGCCGCCTGGCAGTATGGCCCCGGGGCGCATCCCCTTCCCCTCCCCATCCGGGAAGCCGACATCCTGCGGCTGGACTGGCGAGAACTCATCCGAGCCCTGGTCGATCGATTCCGGCGGGGCGCTCCCCCGGAAGCCCTGGCGGCCGCCTTCCACGACGCCCTCGTCCGGGCCGCCGGGGCCATCGTCGAACGCCTCGGCGTCCCGAGAGTCGCGATGGCCGGCGGCGTGTTCTGCAACCGCTATCTCACGGAGGCCCTCCTGACCGACCTGGAGGCGCGGGGTCTCCAGGGCTTCATCCACACCCAGCTCCCCCCGACGGACGGGAGCCTCGCCGTCGGCCAGCTGTGGGTCGCCGCCCATCACCTCGAATAG